One window of Novipirellula aureliae genomic DNA carries:
- the queC gene encoding 7-cyano-7-deazaguanine synthase QueC, giving the protein MTIPDPRPAVVLLSGGLDSATCLAIAASEGFTPHAISFRYGQRHTFELDRAMMLARSMGAASHRIVDINLSQFGGSALTDSAIAVPKHDSVDDLGEVIPVTYVPARNTVFLSLALALAETLNATDIFIGVNALDYSGYPDCRPEFIAAFEKMANLATRAGVEGHRLSIHTPLIDLSKSQIIARGLALGVDYSQTLSCYDPDNNARPCGHCDACLLRQKGFQENGMSDPGA; this is encoded by the coding sequence ATGACGATACCTGATCCACGACCTGCCGTCGTTCTTTTGTCGGGCGGCCTCGATAGTGCCACTTGTTTAGCGATTGCCGCTAGCGAAGGTTTTACGCCTCATGCGATTAGCTTTCGATACGGACAACGACATACTTTTGAACTCGATCGTGCCATGATGCTGGCAAGATCGATGGGCGCTGCATCGCATCGAATTGTCGACATCAATTTGTCCCAATTCGGCGGCTCGGCCTTAACCGACTCCGCGATCGCTGTTCCAAAACATGACTCGGTTGACGACTTGGGCGAGGTGATTCCCGTTACCTACGTGCCTGCTCGTAATACGGTCTTTCTGTCGCTTGCCTTGGCGTTGGCCGAAACCCTAAACGCCACCGACATCTTTATCGGCGTCAATGCACTCGACTACAGCGGCTACCCTGATTGCCGACCCGAATTTATCGCAGCCTTTGAAAAGATGGCGAATTTGGCGACACGCGCAGGAGTCGAAGGCCATCGCTTATCCATTCATACGCCCCTGATCGATCTAAGCAAATCGCAAATCATCGCACGAGGCCTTGCCCTCGGAGTCGATTACTCCCAGACGCTGTCATGCTACGACCCCGACAACAACGCTCGGCCGTGCGGCCACTGCGATGCTTGCTTGCTTCGCCAAAAAGGATTTCAAGAAAACGGGATGAGTGATCCAGGGGCGTAG
- a CDS encoding membrane or secreted protein, producing MNRSLSYRSNEPSLPFHCVASAKLIFAVAIVLAAGMAARTPVAAQEEIAVVQQETLETQEAAQEVAQETEPEADAAEDVAEDAAEDVAEDAAEDVAYLPAIRILPDTVAGLIRMPSVPDFCKAWRKTHFGELMQDPAMQPFIEAQRDRVTSYLDSMDNRVGLKPDDLYYIASGEAVAAWLPFEKDKRRPFSLVVIADIRGKRKEADDAMATLDADLKAGGATRSDVEHAGQNVRVYTVKPKPGQIKIEQVAITLDDARIIAADRDTVVFDLIDAANGEMSGQPIGDLADFRDVLTRSSRAMLQPFTEGGSTVAVEWFAHPFQMGRILREAFEVDRGTQIDILSLLERQGFDAIRAAGGIATIAGKKYDVLHRGYVLAPPTTELPSKYEKAAKMLQFPNGDLGDLPVWISEDTASVGRIRLKIEEAFLAAETLVDDALGDTIFKPTLDGIREDADGPQIDILNNVLPALGEEVLVVADNTLPADVQSERLLIAIQVTNPDAIQEAIRKAMEVEPDASKMEVVPGIELWQVERGEGNDDFEAEIFGDLGFEEEEVEEIDPLLDHWAIGMIPQAKGSSHAYLMFSSHPELLVETAKRVQNGVPGGFAQLPEVQDVLSAMQSLEADQVAMDRIGRSKLGIRAKYELFRQGKLRESDSILATVIRRLFKEEEGVSPEDLDSAKLPPISQIEKYLPNGGNFTRSEADGWSINGFMLK from the coding sequence ATGAACCGCTCCCTCAGCTACAGATCGAACGAACCTTCCCTTCCCTTCCATTGCGTCGCGTCGGCCAAGCTGATATTTGCCGTTGCGATCGTTTTAGCGGCCGGTATGGCTGCTAGGACGCCCGTGGCTGCGCAGGAGGAAATTGCGGTTGTCCAGCAGGAAACGCTGGAAACGCAGGAAGCAGCCCAAGAAGTTGCTCAGGAAACCGAACCGGAAGCGGACGCAGCGGAGGACGTCGCGGAGGACGCAGCGGAGGATGTCGCGGAGGACGCAGCGGAGGATGTCGCCTATTTGCCTGCGATTCGCATCCTGCCCGACACGGTTGCTGGATTGATCCGCATGCCGAGCGTCCCCGATTTTTGCAAAGCTTGGCGAAAAACGCATTTTGGCGAGCTGATGCAGGACCCTGCCATGCAGCCATTTATCGAAGCACAACGCGACCGCGTAACGAGTTATCTCGATTCGATGGATAACCGCGTTGGCCTCAAACCCGATGATTTGTATTACATTGCGTCGGGTGAAGCGGTCGCGGCATGGTTGCCGTTCGAAAAGGACAAGCGTCGTCCCTTTTCATTGGTCGTGATCGCCGATATTCGTGGGAAACGCAAAGAGGCCGATGACGCGATGGCAACGCTTGATGCCGATTTGAAAGCAGGCGGAGCAACCCGTAGCGATGTGGAGCACGCTGGACAGAACGTTCGTGTCTATACGGTCAAACCAAAGCCTGGCCAAATCAAAATCGAACAGGTTGCTATCACACTTGATGATGCACGAATCATTGCAGCGGACCGTGATACGGTCGTTTTCGATTTGATCGACGCGGCCAATGGGGAAATGTCTGGTCAACCGATCGGCGATTTGGCTGATTTTCGGGACGTTTTGACGCGTTCCAGCCGGGCCATGCTACAACCGTTTACCGAGGGCGGCAGCACGGTAGCGGTCGAGTGGTTTGCTCATCCATTCCAAATGGGGCGGATCCTTCGCGAAGCCTTCGAGGTCGACCGGGGAACGCAGATTGATATTTTGAGTTTGCTGGAACGACAAGGCTTCGACGCCATCCGTGCTGCGGGAGGGATCGCCACGATTGCGGGTAAGAAGTATGACGTGCTACACCGAGGCTATGTGCTAGCACCACCAACAACCGAGTTGCCGAGCAAGTATGAAAAAGCAGCGAAAATGCTGCAGTTTCCCAACGGCGATCTTGGCGATTTGCCCGTTTGGATCAGCGAGGATACCGCCAGTGTTGGCCGCATTCGATTGAAGATCGAAGAGGCCTTCTTGGCAGCCGAAACGTTGGTCGATGACGCACTCGGCGATACCATCTTTAAACCAACCCTAGACGGAATTCGAGAAGATGCCGACGGCCCGCAAATTGATATTTTGAACAATGTTCTGCCTGCTCTTGGCGAAGAGGTGCTTGTGGTTGCCGATAACACGCTGCCCGCTGACGTGCAATCGGAACGGTTGCTCATCGCAATTCAAGTGACGAACCCCGATGCGATCCAAGAAGCGATCCGCAAAGCGATGGAAGTCGAACCGGATGCTAGCAAGATGGAGGTGGTGCCTGGAATCGAACTTTGGCAAGTCGAACGAGGCGAAGGCAACGATGATTTTGAAGCCGAGATTTTTGGTGATCTTGGCTTTGAGGAAGAAGAGGTGGAAGAAATCGATCCGCTGCTTGACCATTGGGCAATCGGCATGATTCCTCAAGCGAAAGGGTCGTCGCATGCGTATCTAATGTTTTCGAGTCATCCTGAATTGCTGGTCGAGACGGCGAAACGCGTTCAAAATGGCGTCCCCGGGGGCTTTGCGCAGTTGCCCGAGGTGCAGGACGTATTGTCAGCGATGCAGTCTTTAGAAGCCGATCAAGTTGCGATGGACCGTATCGGTCGATCAAAATTGGGCATCCGAGCAAAGTACGAGTTGTTCCGCCAAGGCAAACTTCGCGAAAGTGACTCTATTTTGGCAACCGTGATTCGGCGTCTGTTCAAGGAAGAAGAAGGGGTGTCTCCGGAAGATCTCGATTCTGCAAAACTTCCGCCGATCAGCCAGATCGAAAAGTATCTGCCTAATGGTGGGAACTTCACACGTTCCGAGGCTGATGGCTGGTCGATTAACGGCTTCATGCTGAAGTAG
- a CDS encoding c-type cytochrome domain-containing protein — MHHLPKLVLPLFVVLFFLVSPSLVAADTVESPTILDESGRLIDFERDIAPIFAGHCLECHGPDDAKNDFRVDEADILLDYLEPEDALGSSLFVDYMTSDDEDMMMPPPSHGGPLSTSELSLIRTWIDEGANWPSGAVVGATEVAIVPEVVAAAAPKSFLGRVWSFQGYLHPATVHFPIALLLVGALFVVLGIKWPAVGTQIPTMCLILGGASAIVATLMGWSFASEQGYGGWSKIDFDSELFWHRWSGVAVASGSAILMIVAAIGFWKDSGKLMGAWKLGLVVLAAMVGFVGHQGGELNYGKDFYPKAIGILLGQDSEAVSPVAVIEEPIDN, encoded by the coding sequence GTGCATCACCTACCAAAACTTGTCCTGCCATTATTCGTCGTTCTCTTCTTTCTTGTATCGCCATCGCTGGTTGCTGCTGACACGGTCGAATCGCCGACGATTCTTGATGAATCAGGCCGTTTGATTGATTTTGAGCGTGATATTGCGCCAATCTTCGCGGGACATTGTTTGGAATGCCACGGGCCAGACGACGCAAAGAATGATTTTCGCGTCGACGAAGCCGACATCTTGCTAGATTACTTAGAGCCTGAAGACGCGTTAGGGAGTTCTTTGTTTGTCGACTACATGACGAGCGACGATGAAGACATGATGATGCCGCCACCATCGCATGGTGGCCCGCTGTCGACCAGTGAATTGTCGCTGATTCGAACGTGGATCGATGAGGGGGCGAATTGGCCATCCGGCGCCGTTGTGGGGGCGACCGAAGTGGCGATCGTTCCAGAGGTGGTCGCAGCAGCAGCACCGAAAAGCTTTCTTGGTCGCGTCTGGTCTTTCCAAGGATACCTGCATCCGGCCACCGTTCATTTTCCGATCGCGTTATTGCTTGTCGGAGCGTTGTTCGTGGTGTTGGGGATCAAATGGCCTGCGGTCGGGACTCAGATCCCCACAATGTGCTTAATTCTCGGCGGCGCTTCGGCGATCGTTGCGACCTTGATGGGATGGTCCTTTGCAAGTGAACAGGGTTATGGAGGTTGGTCAAAAATCGACTTTGATTCCGAACTGTTTTGGCATCGCTGGAGCGGCGTCGCCGTCGCATCGGGCTCTGCTATTTTGATGATCGTCGCGGCCATTGGATTTTGGAAAGACAGCGGGAAGCTGATGGGGGCTTGGAAGCTCGGGCTCGTTGTTTTAGCGGCAATGGTTGGCTTCGTCGGGCATCAAGGTGGAGAATTGAATTACGGCAAGGACTTTTATCCCAAAGCGATCGGAATTTTGCTCGGGCAAGACTCCGAAGCCGTTTCACCCGTTGCGGTAATCGAAGAGCCAATCGACAATTAA
- a CDS encoding 3'-5' exoribonuclease YhaM family protein, whose amino-acid sequence MNLIPTNRKPISELTDGQQVEQSFRAADKQLRVNRQGGKYIILKLTDRSGTMSGMLWNADERIYDSFDRGDYVHCIGRTQIHNGALQMIVTEVQRMDSSEVDLADFERFDAGQAQQQKSRLTELLTEISNPHLKQLGDAFLQDTTLMARLELGAAAVTNHHAYPGGLLRHTVDLMELVHLFAPRYPRIDADLLLFGAFLHDLGKLEELSSDGEATYTDRGQLVGHIVIGVQLLDEKIRELEKGGQPFPPELRLQLEHLIVSHHGHYEFGSPKLPVTLEALALHHLDNLDAKLDSFTSIMDSDVAADGNWTNYNPSIGRKLWKSREA is encoded by the coding sequence GTGAATCTCATCCCAACGAATCGCAAGCCTATTTCGGAATTGACCGATGGACAGCAAGTCGAGCAGTCCTTCCGCGCGGCCGACAAACAACTTCGCGTCAACCGGCAAGGCGGCAAGTATATCATCCTGAAACTGACCGATCGATCGGGCACAATGTCAGGGATGCTCTGGAACGCCGATGAACGGATTTACGATTCGTTTGATCGCGGCGATTACGTCCACTGTATCGGACGCACCCAAATCCATAATGGAGCACTGCAAATGATCGTCACGGAGGTCCAGCGAATGGATTCCTCCGAAGTCGATCTAGCCGACTTCGAACGCTTCGATGCCGGCCAAGCTCAGCAACAAAAATCGCGTTTAACGGAATTGCTTACAGAAATCTCCAACCCGCATCTCAAACAACTCGGTGACGCGTTCCTCCAAGATACCACCTTGATGGCGCGGCTCGAACTTGGGGCCGCTGCCGTGACCAACCATCATGCGTATCCCGGTGGTCTACTTCGACACACCGTTGATTTGATGGAGTTGGTCCATTTGTTCGCACCACGCTACCCCCGTATCGATGCCGACCTTTTGCTGTTCGGTGCATTCCTTCACGACCTCGGCAAACTCGAAGAGCTCTCGTCCGATGGCGAAGCGACCTATACCGATCGCGGCCAACTGGTCGGCCATATCGTCATCGGAGTGCAATTGCTGGATGAAAAAATTCGCGAGCTCGAAAAGGGAGGACAACCATTCCCGCCCGAGCTACGGTTGCAACTGGAGCACCTCATCGTCAGCCATCATGGACATTACGAATTCGGTAGCCCAAAGTTGCCCGTCACGCTGGAAGCCTTAGCTCTGCATCATCTCGACAACCTAGACGCCAAGCTTGACTCGTTCACCAGTATCATGGATTCCGATGTCGCAGCCGATGGCAATTGGACCAATTACAATCCATCGATTGGTCGCAAACTTTGGAAATCACGCGAGGCCTAA
- the ppk1 gene encoding polyphosphate kinase 1 — protein sequence MPKKSSAAKKKALPFDLPLPDDRFLNRELAWLAFNERVLDQAADDSLPLLERAKFLAITGSNLDEFVMVRMGGLQLQFARNAMVRDAAGLTVSQQVNAVSSRCKEFVDRQYTLLREDLEPRLAEAGVCRVDLDDCHDRAREVAQRRFESDVSAVLSPQAITHDRPFPLLQGLAINLCVRLRAVSQPGKTEELEDGDAWQYAVIPLGRTVPRMIPVPTEKGHGYVLLEDLVCHYVEDFFPGREVMECVAFRITRNADIELQEDGAMDLVDGMEDVLESRRLSRVVRLEYGANASDHSVAFLSEMMQLTNQDLYKVDGPLDLGYLFTLHGLEGFDSLRETPWLPQANIDIDPAEPMFSTIAKGDLLLIHPYERFDPIVRLIEEAAVDPDVLAIKQVLYRTSGKSPIVSALMRAAERGKYVSVIVELKARFDEARNIEWAREMEQAGVQVIYGIRGLKTHAKVCIIVRREPQGIVRYMHFGTGNYNESTAKIYSDVSLLTCNDTLGADATTFFNAVTGASQPQQLQLLAAAPMTLRKRLLNLIEAETRRCQEGQKAEITAKINSLVDTEVIDALYRASQVGVRIRLNVRGICCLRPGVKGLSDSIEVISIVDRFLEHARIIYFRHGGDDELFISSADWMPRNLDRRVELMVPVIEQACRDKLLSTLKTYFKDNTNCWRMLPTGMYERIVPATKKAVPFQSQRVLHERAVASVTKAKQSRRTTFETHEPKREGE from the coding sequence GTGCCCAAAAAAAGCTCCGCTGCCAAAAAGAAAGCCCTGCCGTTTGATCTCCCCCTACCGGATGATCGGTTTCTTAACCGAGAATTGGCTTGGTTGGCGTTCAATGAACGTGTCTTAGACCAGGCCGCTGATGATTCGCTCCCGCTTTTGGAGCGGGCAAAGTTTTTGGCCATTACGGGATCCAATTTAGACGAATTCGTCATGGTCCGGATGGGTGGATTGCAATTGCAATTTGCACGAAATGCGATGGTCCGGGATGCCGCAGGATTGACGGTGTCGCAGCAAGTCAATGCGGTATCAAGTCGTTGCAAAGAGTTTGTCGACCGCCAATACACGCTCTTGCGAGAGGACCTCGAGCCACGGCTCGCTGAGGCTGGGGTTTGCCGAGTCGACTTGGATGATTGTCACGATCGGGCGCGCGAAGTGGCCCAGCGACGGTTCGAGAGCGATGTGTCAGCCGTCTTGTCACCGCAAGCGATCACGCACGATCGACCCTTCCCACTGTTACAAGGGTTAGCGATAAACCTTTGCGTTCGGCTTCGAGCGGTATCACAACCCGGCAAAACCGAAGAATTGGAAGATGGCGATGCTTGGCAGTACGCTGTCATCCCGCTTGGACGTACGGTCCCACGCATGATCCCGGTGCCAACTGAAAAAGGGCACGGGTACGTTTTGCTTGAAGATTTGGTTTGCCACTACGTCGAGGATTTTTTTCCAGGTCGTGAAGTGATGGAGTGCGTTGCGTTTCGGATCACTCGAAATGCGGACATCGAGTTGCAAGAAGATGGTGCGATGGACTTGGTCGACGGCATGGAAGACGTGCTCGAGAGCCGCCGCCTGTCGCGAGTGGTCAGGCTCGAATACGGTGCCAACGCCAGTGATCATTCGGTGGCGTTCCTATCCGAAATGATGCAGCTTACCAATCAAGATTTGTACAAGGTTGATGGTCCCTTGGACCTTGGTTATCTATTCACGCTGCACGGGCTTGAAGGTTTTGATTCGCTCCGCGAAACACCTTGGTTGCCTCAAGCGAACATTGACATCGACCCAGCCGAACCAATGTTTTCTACGATTGCGAAAGGCGACTTGCTGCTCATTCATCCCTACGAACGTTTCGATCCGATCGTGCGTTTGATCGAAGAGGCCGCCGTTGACCCGGATGTATTGGCGATCAAACAGGTTTTGTATCGGACGAGCGGCAAGAGTCCTATCGTCTCGGCGCTGATGCGAGCTGCCGAGCGAGGAAAATACGTGTCGGTGATTGTCGAGCTAAAAGCTCGCTTTGATGAAGCCCGGAATATCGAATGGGCTCGTGAGATGGAACAGGCAGGGGTACAGGTCATTTACGGGATTCGCGGACTGAAAACGCACGCAAAGGTGTGCATCATCGTCCGCCGTGAACCGCAGGGAATCGTCCGCTACATGCACTTTGGCACGGGGAACTACAACGAATCGACCGCAAAGATTTATAGCGATGTATCGCTTTTGACCTGCAACGATACCCTCGGCGCCGATGCGACCACTTTTTTCAATGCGGTAACAGGTGCAAGTCAACCGCAGCAGTTGCAACTGCTTGCTGCTGCACCGATGACGCTACGCAAACGTTTGCTGAACTTAATTGAAGCGGAAACCCGGCGATGTCAAGAAGGCCAGAAGGCCGAGATCACTGCCAAAATCAATTCGCTTGTCGATACCGAAGTCATCGATGCGTTGTATCGGGCTAGCCAGGTAGGGGTTCGCATTCGATTGAACGTCCGAGGGATCTGCTGTCTAAGACCAGGCGTGAAGGGTTTGAGTGATTCGATCGAAGTGATTTCCATCGTGGATCGCTTTTTGGAACATGCTCGAATTATCTATTTTCGGCATGGTGGTGACGATGAATTGTTTATCAGTAGTGCCGATTGGATGCCGAGAAACCTGGATCGACGCGTCGAGTTAATGGTTCCGGTGATCGAGCAAGCATGCCGTGACAAACTTCTTTCAACGCTAAAAACTTATTTCAAAGACAACACGAATTGTTGGCGGATGTTGCCGACGGGAATGTACGAGCGGATTGTTCCTGCCACGAAGAAGGCAGTACCTTTCCAATCGCAACGCGTGTTGCATGAACGCGCGGTCGCATCGGTTACGAAAGCCAAGCAAAGTCGCCGCACCACCTTTGAAACGCACGAACCCAAACGCGAGGGCGAATGA
- a CDS encoding M90 family metallopeptidase, with product MLVNTNENRRNLRTCWTLAIVGVLIVALFAWLSPWILILVPVPPLVAYWLRYRTARRYRVLQNPFPKDREAILNSHVSYYRALDLAGKKRFRDLMTVFLDEVRITGIRTDVDETTRTLVAASAVIPIFAFEDWEYSTLGEVLIYPGSFDGEYQTDEATGANILGMVGTNHLSGVMILSKPSLLAGFANDSDKRNVGIHEFAHLVDKQDGDIDGTPPGVSADIYAPWVKWVGEELKRKAGNDEHIDDYAYTNEAEYFAVLSEYFFESPAILEKKDPRLYDLMRKMYRQNTKRLFAGRPKRRKRVGRNDPCPCGSGEKFKRCCRRNR from the coding sequence TTGCTAGTCAACACCAACGAGAACCGACGCAACCTGCGGACGTGCTGGACCCTTGCGATCGTTGGCGTTTTGATCGTCGCCCTGTTCGCTTGGCTGTCACCGTGGATTTTGATTTTGGTTCCTGTACCGCCCTTGGTAGCATACTGGCTCCGATATCGCACCGCACGGCGGTATCGCGTGCTCCAAAATCCTTTCCCGAAGGATCGTGAGGCGATTCTGAATTCACATGTCAGCTATTACCGGGCACTTGACTTAGCCGGCAAAAAGCGGTTCCGTGACCTGATGACGGTCTTCTTGGACGAAGTTCGTATTACGGGGATTCGCACCGATGTCGATGAGACAACGCGGACATTGGTGGCCGCCAGCGCTGTGATTCCCATCTTTGCTTTCGAAGACTGGGAATACTCAACCCTCGGCGAGGTGCTGATCTATCCTGGATCGTTCGATGGTGAGTACCAAACGGACGAAGCAACGGGTGCGAACATCCTGGGGATGGTCGGTACAAATCACCTCAGCGGAGTGATGATCTTGTCCAAGCCATCTCTATTAGCTGGCTTTGCGAACGACAGCGACAAACGCAATGTGGGGATTCACGAGTTCGCACATCTGGTCGACAAGCAAGATGGTGACATCGACGGAACACCACCAGGGGTTTCTGCGGACATCTACGCCCCGTGGGTCAAATGGGTCGGCGAAGAACTGAAGCGGAAAGCTGGCAATGACGAGCACATCGATGACTACGCCTACACCAACGAAGCAGAGTACTTTGCCGTATTGTCCGAGTACTTCTTCGAGTCGCCAGCGATTCTCGAAAAGAAAGATCCACGTTTGTACGACTTGATGAGAAAGATGTATCGCCAAAACACCAAACGCTTATTCGCCGGTCGCCCCAAGCGACGCAAACGGGTGGGCCGCAACGATCCGTGTCCATGCGGCAGTGGTGAAAAATTCAAACGCTGCTGCCGCCGCAATCGCTAA
- the purB gene encoding adenylosuccinate lyase, giving the protein MPETTFRPYQNPLIERYASSEMAHLWGPERRIATWRQLWIALAESEQMLGLPVSDLQIEQLRRFQSDLNLDVAAEFERIRRHDVMAHVEAYGEQCPDAKPIIHLGATSCFVTDNADLILIRDGLRLVARRLASTILCMSDFAKEQRALPCLGFTHLQPAQPTTVGKRCCLWIYDLVLDLHEIEHRIDTLCARSAKGTTGTQASFLQLFGGDHDKVRKLETLISEKIGFGKTYAVTGQTYPRKVDSQLLDALSGIAQSLHKTATDLRLLANRKELEEPFEEKQIGSSAMAYKRNPMRSERICALTRFVMSLQSSPAMTAATQWMERTLDDSANRRLVIPQAFLAIDASLVLMQNVSDGLVVYPKTIAKNLAAELPFMATENIMMKAVAAGGDRQELHERIRVHSVEAARRVKAEGEANDLMDRLRADDAFAKVDLEAATNPLDFVGRAPEQVDEFIAEHIDPIRNRYQDQDDLSVEVTV; this is encoded by the coding sequence ATGCCTGAAACGACTTTCCGACCTTATCAAAACCCCTTAATTGAGCGGTACGCATCCTCCGAAATGGCCCATTTATGGGGTCCTGAGCGACGAATCGCCACATGGCGACAACTCTGGATCGCTTTAGCCGAGAGTGAACAAATGCTAGGGCTGCCCGTTTCGGATCTCCAAATTGAGCAGCTACGTCGATTCCAGTCCGATTTAAATCTCGACGTCGCGGCAGAATTCGAGCGGATTCGTCGTCATGACGTGATGGCGCATGTCGAAGCCTACGGCGAACAATGCCCCGATGCCAAACCGATCATCCATTTGGGTGCGACCAGTTGCTTCGTGACGGACAATGCCGATCTGATTCTCATTCGTGACGGCCTTCGCTTGGTCGCCCGCCGCTTGGCATCGACCATTCTGTGCATGAGCGATTTTGCAAAAGAGCAACGAGCCCTCCCTTGCCTGGGCTTCACCCACCTGCAACCCGCACAACCGACGACGGTCGGAAAACGATGCTGTCTATGGATCTACGATCTCGTTTTGGATCTTCATGAAATTGAACACCGGATCGACACGCTATGTGCTCGAAGCGCCAAAGGAACGACAGGCACGCAGGCCAGTTTTCTACAATTGTTCGGCGGCGACCACGACAAGGTAAGAAAACTCGAAACGCTGATCTCTGAAAAAATTGGCTTCGGCAAAACGTATGCGGTTACTGGACAAACCTATCCGCGAAAAGTCGACAGCCAATTGCTTGACGCATTGTCGGGGATCGCACAAAGTTTACACAAAACGGCAACCGACTTGAGGCTATTGGCGAACCGCAAAGAGCTCGAGGAACCATTCGAAGAAAAACAGATCGGCAGTTCGGCGATGGCTTACAAACGCAACCCGATGCGAAGCGAGCGTATTTGTGCGTTAACTCGTTTCGTGATGAGTTTGCAGAGCAGCCCCGCGATGACAGCGGCGACCCAGTGGATGGAACGGACCCTCGACGACAGTGCGAATCGGCGATTGGTGATCCCACAAGCTTTCTTAGCGATCGACGCATCGCTGGTGCTGATGCAAAACGTTTCCGATGGATTGGTGGTTTACCCCAAAACGATTGCCAAGAACTTGGCGGCGGAACTTCCGTTCATGGCGACAGAAAACATTATGATGAAGGCAGTCGCCGCGGGTGGTGATCGGCAAGAGCTGCACGAGCGAATTCGCGTCCATAGCGTCGAGGCGGCTCGCCGAGTCAAGGCAGAGGGTGAAGCGAACGATTTGATGGATCGCTTGCGTGCGGACGACGCCTTTGCGAAAGTCGATCTTGAGGCGGCCACCAATCCACTCGACTTTGTCGGTCGTGCCCCCGAACAGGTCGACGAATTTATCGCCGAACACATCGATCCAATCCGAAACCGCTACCAAGACCAAGACGATTTGAGTGTTGAGGTCACGGTTTAG